In Cryptomeria japonica chromosome 5, Sugi_1.0, whole genome shotgun sequence, the genomic window AAATTTCATTGCAATATAAATTatgtagaaaataaaatataattgaatATATAGAATTATATATGAAATATGTAGTCAATATAAAAAttacaattttttaatgaaaataaaacatgcaaaaattaaaaataagtaGAATATAATACAATGAGGTCAATATAAAGATATTGATTACATTTTTTACATTcacattttattaatatttcaatatatatatatatatattaatttattcaaGGGGTAAACGCTTTTGATCTGGAGCTATGAATcagtgaggccacaaacgggggaccttATGAGCACAAAggaccaacgaagtgttttaaccgcgacactacatgtccgaagactatTAATATTTCAATATTAGAGCTACAATATAATCTAATTATTTTGATTTGTCTTTAAATATTACAATTATTAGAGCTACAAAGTTATTAACAATAGCTAGCTTAAATGAAGCTTGCCAAACAACATACCTAAAATTGCAATTGATGCATGGACATGTTGGTGCAAGGTCACCACCAAACACAATACAAAGGAATTAATCAAATTAGTCCTACTTTTCTAACCACGTTGTTATACAAAGGTGGTATTCCGTTGTAAACATACAACAGAGTTTGTGGAGACCTCAATCACTAACATTGTGGATGATCATATGCTTGAATAAAGCACAAAAGGGTCGCCTACAAACAGACTTATTTTCAATTATAGTGAAGTATTTGTTCGACatcttaaaacaaaaaaagaaaaaaaaagattttaaaGGATAGGACAAAGAATGAATAAGTCTACACGGTCCTCAATTGTGTAAGGTGTATTAAAGATATCTCAACGACCAACAACAACTGTATTATATGTAATCGATCTCTTAATCATTTTCATGTACTATAAAAAACATTTTAGCACAACTTGCCGATTCAAACTAagttccatttcattcatatccagtTATCTTCATATTTCAAATTCAATTCATGGAAGTACTAAAAAATAACTAAATGATATTTAAAAGACCTATAGGCACAGCTGTCCATAAGGATATACTCTCAACACTGGAATATGTCTCCCAAGCCGGACTACAAAACAAGACAATAATTCCCATTTGTAATTATTATTACTTAGTTTTGTAAAGCAGAATGGAATATCCCCCTCTAGGCTGTCTTCAAAAGAAGACAAAGCCACTCCAGTCTATAAAATTAATAGTAGCAGTAGAGCTAGTAACCAAAACCACATTACTCTACAAGCTCTATTAGAGTTTTTCTCATGGATGCAATGTGGGCAGTGGGATTTGGATTGGGTTTTCTCCCACTGGTCATATGGGTGCTGAGATCCTTCAATGAGTGGAGATACTGTTACCCATATCTAACCTTCAAAAGTGGCAGAAAGCTTCCTCCTGGTCATTTgggttggcctatcattggagagTGGCTGGACTTTTTATGGTGTTTCAAGTTCACAAAGAGGCCTGATGATTTCATATGGAAGAGAATTGCTAAGTAATTTGTAAATCTCTCTTTTTCTTTATGCTTGAAATTTAATAAAATATGTTTGGGCTAGGGCACAGGGCACACAAATATAGGTTTTCAGTTTATTTGCTTTGCAATGGTATACACAAAATCACAGGGAGAACTGACATATGTATGTAACATTGCATTCCAGATATGGAGACACTGGGGTTTACAGGACCCATTTATTTGGGTCACCTACTATCATAACATGTTCTCCAGAGGCCAACAAATTTATGACAGGAGGAGGAACAGAGAGTGGCAGTTTAACTGCTGGCTGGCCTTCTCCTCAGGTGATAGGGGCTAATTCAATTGGCATGGTGGAAGGTCCCCAGCATAAACGTATTAGGCGTTATCTGATGGAAGCCATCAACAGTCCAGAGTCATTAAAGAGGATGTTCATAACCTTACAGCCCTCAATAAGAGAAGCCCTTAAAAATTGGGCTCTCAAGGGTACAATCACTGCTTTTGATGAAGTCAATGAGGTATAAGCATATATCCTTGACCCAAATTCATGAGATAATTAAGATACCTCACTATAAGCTTTCTAACCTAAAGATGTTATGGTCCTTTGTAGGTGCAATTTAGTAATATATGTAGATTGCTGTTCAGTTTTCAAAGTGCTCCAATGTTAAAAGAGATGCGAAGGATTTACACAGGACTTGTAGCTGGACTTAGAGCTCAGCCCATTAACTTCCCAGGCACTGCATTCCACTCTGCTCTCAAGGTATGATTTCTTCTCCCACTTCAGTTTTCGAAATCAAAGTTTTagtatattaattaatttattttttaattttgagagTTATATAGTCAATTCATGAAGTTTCTACAGGTCATATTgaatttaatatgtttttttttggaTTAGCTCAAATTCATGAGAGGTAAAAAAGATATACACAATCAAAATCCAGAAGCTCAAATCACGCTCTACATGAACTATAGAAATCTAATAAATACAAACAAAATGATGTCACCAACCACTCCAACCACTCCAACCACTCCGTTTAATTTTATCATAAGTTTATACTGTCCAACCAACAAAATGTATTTCAACCATCTATAATGCTTCatcattaataaatattattatgttTTCCATCTCTATTTGTATGAAAGTCCTATTATTATTATGTACCTATCAACTGTAAATATTCTAATCGGCAAACAAAATGATGCCACCAACCACTCGACTTAATCTTACCTTTAGTTTATAGCATCCAACCAACAAAATACACGACCTCCAAAAATGTTTCATCATTaacaaatattattaaaatttgaaaGCATTGATGAAGTCCTTTTTTGTTCTTGTATGAATGTTGGCTAGTTTTGTAATCTTATTCTGAAGTATTGAATGTGTACAGAGTAGAAAGAAATTGTCAGCAATGATGTTATCTGAAATGCATGATAGAAGGGCAAATAAGAGCAGCATTAAAGAGGACTTccttcaaaatttgatggactcaGTGGATTCCAATGGAATGGAGAAAAGTTGAGTGATGAGGAAATTTTTGATAATGTGGTGTCACTTATCTTGGCTGGTTATGCATCTACATCTCTTTCAATCACTTGGGTCCTTTATTACTTGGCAAAAAATCCTTCTGTTCTCTATAAATTAAGGGTGAGATACAAACattgtttaatagttttttttttttaaattattttgtttattAAATGTAAGAAATTTTCAGTTGATGATAAATTGTCTTGATATCTTTTAGATTTAATTGTGTGATAAATCTtttcatcaacgtttcaaatcatgTTCCGTGATCTATTATCAGGATGAAAAAGCTTGAAAAGAGAAAATGGATCATATAACATGATGTGAAAACGTTGATGAAAAAATTGATCTAGTGTATACCattttttttacaaaatatttttatttttacttcAGGAAGAAAATAGATTGatcagagagaagaaaggaaaagatGAACGCCTAACCTATGAAGATACAAAAAACATGACTTATACTTCAAAGGTTGTATTGAAAAACatattttttaaacattttatgagttaccttcaagtattctttcTTGAGTGAGGATGCTTAGTGCCTCCAATGGGTATGATCAAAATGACTTGGCTTAGTATTCATATATTGGTGCAGGTGATTGAGGAAATAGTTAGGATTTCTCATGTATCATCTTTTGTATTTCGGAGTGTGGCAAAAGATACAGATTTCAATGGTAAtagttctatttttttatttttttatattatacatttatgaataattatttccatattttaatacaaataaaataataaattgtgTTTGTTATCAGGTTACATATTTCCAAAGGGATGGAAGGTCATTATTTGGTTGCGAACTAATCATGTTGATCCTCGATATTTTGAGAACCCTTTAGAGTTCAAACCTGAAAGATGGGATGTAAGTATAAGTATTTTCTTAAATATAAGCTATTTCTTTTTTGTCAAGGGGTTTTCATGATATTTGTTTAAAAGTCTTATTTTGCATGATGGAAATAAATACACTTCACTATAAATTATTTAGAACAAATAATTACATAATAAAGGTTTCAAAATAAGAGTTGGGATTAGAATTATCAATGTAAAATTAGAATTATAGAATTGTAATAAATGAAACGTGATATTTAGTTTAAAATTTGGATGGAAgaaaactgtaaagcggaaaaattgaaccctagttgctctcccctcttccaactccaaggagagagaagggaggttactagggttgacggtttttcacttaggggagactttacattcaaaagaggggttgaaacccacaagttccaatcccacacaatgcaagattggattctaaatgagtttcaagggttaagacagcaaggctaccctcttttgtaaagaatgtggatagaatgattaagctaggaatgcatagaaagtgagaaagattcgcttataaactgagataggaatataggatgaagctgcggacttggaattagcagtaaaatgtcgagacggcgctgtcctgcaaatttgagcgaaagttgacgggacgatggcacccgacgtgcacacggtcctccgaaaaatctgcgaaatgaagggggatcttttcgtctctgcacaaggattccagatcttcaatttcagtcgcgtacctgtaacctacacacagaaaaacgaagacgattggggggttagggattaggggtttgcccttaggtcaaacctcggttttggaattaaccaagaaatgagaaacgctgtaaatgtaatgtaaaacaagtactagtaccttgttgtaaggatgtttgtatccttatatgcgaaggtatagatgttgttgtttgttgtatgttgtatgttgtagtatgtgatctcctcttcaatggttgaatccttgtcttgaatgcaacacttagccttgaatggagacttggaatgatcaattgcttgaaggaatgcttgaatgcttaaatgtttgaatgcttgaatgttttagtatcgttttcacctttttttcATCCATTCTtatctctccaaatgagagaggaaaatgtagtttatatacttgccaattagggttgatagactgatttttctgaccttaggccgaccaggaaacaatattttccaatttgcaaacataaagacccgaagccccataggagactgggcccagaatagggccagggaccagggcgctgggcgctctggtcccacctcccgagacagcagggtgcaaggaggaatcaggccagggtgcaagaaaatgcagtttttggtgccatgagcaagtttcggggtctccattcaggtttcgtgttgcgtcgccatcgtgaagaccgaaatgcagtcgaaattgcaagtgtcgcaattttaagaCGCTACAAAAACATTGTTGAAGATCTCTAGAATTGATTTACTAGTATGTAGAAAAAAATGGTCCTATCTAGACAAATGCCTCAAATCTTTTCACTAACTATATTTCTCTTCAATTTAGACATGGTCTACCCTTGTAAAATTAAACTTAATGCATAGTCTTGAACTTGAACCACAAAAATGAACTGGAAAAATTAATGATTGTTATAAATATTTCTTACCTTGATGTTCACGTGTCTAAAGTGGGTTGGTGTTGAAAGACACTATTTGGTAAATCGGCAATTAATAATTTATTCCACTTTGGTAAATCCCCTAGATGAATTGATTTAACAATAATGAATGTGGGAAAGTTTGTAGGGACCTAAGATAATAATGTCAATTTGATAATGCAAATAGTGTTCTTAGTGATGATATACTGATGATGCGTAAATACATTAGGGCTTGCAACATGATTTCTAATGAATAATGCTCTTAATACAAAAACATAGGACACAAACCCATAAAAAAATATGTGTTGATTTAGGTCATTATAGGAGATTAATAACATGTAACAGTAGGTAATCATTATATTTATCCATTATAGCTAATGTGAACACATAACATATCTATAAAATAACTAGAGAAAAATATCATATAATAGAAGATATACATTAGATTAAAATAATTAGGAAGAAAATTTAACTTTGAAAGCACAGGCTAAACCCACAATAGTGAGTCCCAAACTTGGGACATGAGAATTTTCAATTTGGATAGAGGTGAAAATTAAGAAACGCCTTCATTCAAGGGTGTTTTGAATGTAAAAAAACTTCAAATGTAGATAATTTTCATAAATGAAAAAAAGGGACCTTTGTTCAAAGGTTCCTTTCTACTCATTTTATCGAAAATTCCTTTCTATTCCTTTTATGAAATTTTTCATAGGATGAATAGAAAGGGTCTTTCTAATAAATTCTTACAAATTTAAATCCATTAATATATTCAAAAACTCCAAATTTTAGGGCCAAAGATTAGCTATTTGAAAGATGAAATGTTTTAAATATATATCCCATAAATATGAAAACTATAAATCCATAGCATGCCTCTAGGAGTTGTCTAGGAGCTCTAGATCTCAAAATGACCAAGTCTACAACCTCATCATGGACAAGTATCCAAGGGTTGTTTTAGGAGATTCCAATATTCTAATAGGTCAACTCAATAACCTCCATGTAATTAAAGAATCATCTAAATACTAAAAAAATCTCCAAGCCATTGCATGATCAACTCCAATAGTTTAGGGATGAAATCCAAGGAAATTAACAATatgatctacaatccactaattatattttttttaatctccATATTTTTCCTTTTAGAAATGACCATAATTTTTgtatttgaaaaatat contains:
- the LOC131055481 gene encoding LOW QUALITY PROTEIN: ent-kaurenoic acid oxidase 2 (The sequence of the model RefSeq protein was modified relative to this genomic sequence to represent the inferred CDS: deleted 2 bases in 1 codon), with amino-acid sequence MDAMWAVGFGLGFLPLVIWVLRSFNEWRYCYPYLTFKSGRKLPPGHLGWPIIGEWLDFLWCFKFTKRPDDFIWKRIAKYGDTGVYRTHLFGSPTIITCSPEANKFMTGGGTESGSLTAGWPSPQVIGANSIGMVEGPQHKRIRRYLMEAINSPESLKRMFITLQPSIREALKNWALKGTITAFDEVNEVQFSNICRLLFSFQSAPMLKEMRRIYTGLVAGLRAQPINFPGTAFHSALKSRKKLSAMMLSEMHDRRANKSSIKEDFLQNLMDSVDSWNGEKLSDEEIFDNVVSLILAGYASTSLSITWVLYYLAKNPSVLYKLREENRLIREKKGKDERLTYEDTKNMTYTSKVIEEIVRISHVSSFVFRSVAKDTDFNGYIFPKGWKVIIWLRTNHVDPRYFENPLEFKPERWDGPKSKAGAYYAFGSGPRLCPGSNLAKMQLFMFLHLVSNDYKWELENPNFKIKHLPHSMVVDGAKMKFSPI